The following coding sequences are from one Bradyrhizobium sp. 200 window:
- a CDS encoding LysR family transcriptional regulator, which translates to MTDFKAIETFMWVVTLGSFRGAAQKLNTTQPAISQRIAQLERAVGVKLLQRDRRMVLPTPSGRQLMVYAEKLIGLRSEMLAVVGDHSAMRGVLRLGVAETIVHTWLPQLIKRVNHAYPNLSLEIEVDITSNLRNRLLAQEIELAFVLGPLTAPMVNNRVLCDYPVGFLASPSLGLGKHALTLHDLAKFPIITFSRRTQPYEIVRSLFNRPDLPPIRLHASASLATVIHMAIEGLGIALIPIAIVESDMAAGRLQLLSTNLDLAPLTFSASWLASPDTVAVERVVELAASLAQGGVIVDAPREARH; encoded by the coding sequence ATGACTGATTTCAAGGCAATTGAGACTTTCATGTGGGTGGTGACGCTCGGCAGCTTCCGCGGCGCGGCGCAGAAGCTCAACACCACCCAGCCCGCAATCTCGCAACGCATCGCCCAGCTCGAACGCGCGGTCGGCGTAAAACTCCTGCAGCGCGACCGCCGCATGGTGCTGCCGACGCCGAGCGGGCGGCAATTGATGGTCTATGCCGAGAAGCTGATCGGGCTGCGCTCGGAAATGCTCGCCGTTGTCGGCGACCATTCGGCGATGCGCGGCGTGCTGCGGCTCGGCGTCGCCGAAACCATCGTCCACACCTGGCTGCCGCAGCTCATCAAGCGCGTGAACCACGCCTATCCAAACCTTTCGCTCGAAATCGAGGTCGACATCACCTCGAATCTGCGCAATCGGCTGCTGGCACAGGAAATCGAGCTTGCCTTCGTGCTCGGACCGCTGACGGCGCCAATGGTCAACAATCGCGTGCTGTGCGATTACCCCGTGGGCTTTCTGGCCAGCCCCTCGCTCGGCCTCGGCAAGCATGCGCTGACCCTGCACGATCTGGCGAAATTTCCGATCATCACCTTTTCACGCCGGACCCAGCCCTATGAGATCGTGCGCTCGTTGTTCAACCGCCCCGACCTGCCGCCGATACGCCTGCATGCCAGCGCATCGCTCGCAACCGTCATTCACATGGCGATCGAAGGTCTCGGCATCGCCCTGATACCGATCGCGATTGTCGAGAGCGACATGGCGGCCGGGCGGCTGCAATTGCTGTCGACCAATCTGGACCTGGCCCCGCTGACGTTTTCGGCAAGCTGGCTGGCCTCCCCCGATACGGTCGCGGTCGAGCGCGTGGTCGAACTCGCCGCCAGCCTTGCGCAGGGCGGCGTCATTGTTGACGCGCCGCGCGAGGCGCGTCATTGA
- a CDS encoding putative hydro-lyase produces MTSLARTETGGHDTANLSPSVAARHACRSGMASTTAGVANGFVQGNLAILPEKLAASFHRFCQLNPKPCPIIGMSDVGDPRIPALGIDLDIRTDLPRYRVWRDGEVVEEPTDIMAHWRDDLVAFVIGCSYSFEEALLADGLPIRHIERNVRVPMYRTNIACGSAGPFAGPMVVSMRPFKPADAIRAVQITSRFPSVHGAPVHLGHPHSIGIADISKPDYGDAVPIGADEIPVFWACGVTPQSVVAAAKVPFAITHSPGLMLVTDLLNKQLAVL; encoded by the coding sequence ATGACCAGCTTGGCGAGGACGGAAACAGGCGGTCACGATACGGCGAATTTATCGCCCAGCGTGGCGGCCCGGCATGCCTGCCGCAGCGGCATGGCCTCCACCACGGCCGGCGTCGCCAACGGCTTCGTCCAGGGCAACCTCGCGATCCTGCCCGAGAAGCTGGCGGCCTCGTTCCACCGGTTCTGCCAGCTCAATCCCAAACCGTGCCCGATCATCGGCATGTCCGATGTCGGCGATCCCAGGATCCCTGCGCTCGGCATCGATCTCGACATCCGCACCGATCTGCCGCGCTACCGCGTCTGGCGCGACGGCGAGGTGGTGGAGGAGCCGACCGACATCATGGCGCATTGGCGCGACGACCTCGTCGCCTTCGTCATCGGCTGTTCGTATTCCTTCGAGGAGGCGTTGCTGGCGGACGGCCTGCCGATCCGCCACATCGAGCGCAACGTTCGCGTGCCGATGTACCGCACCAACATCGCCTGCGGTTCCGCAGGGCCGTTCGCGGGGCCGATGGTGGTGTCGATGCGGCCGTTCAAGCCGGCGGACGCGATCCGCGCGGTGCAGATCACCTCGCGCTTTCCCTCCGTGCACGGCGCGCCGGTTCATCTCGGCCATCCGCATTCGATCGGCATCGCCGACATCAGCAAGCCCGACTACGGCGATGCGGTGCCGATTGGGGCCGACGAAATTCCGGTGTTCTGGGCGTGTGGTGTCACGCCGCAATCGGTGGTCGCAGCCGCCAAGGTGCCGTTTGCGATCACGCATTCGCCCGGGCTGATGCTGGTGACCGATCTCCTGAACAAGCAGCTTGCCGTGCTTTGA
- a CDS encoding ABC transporter substrate-binding protein: MNITRRNVLLGATAAAALGPIAARAQTSEVVIGVIYPFSGASAQMGVDAQKSFETALDIINKNHDFDLPLAKGEGLPGLGGARIRLVFADHQADPQKGRAETERLITQEKVCAVIGTYQSAVAVTVSQICERYQIPFISADNSSPSLHRRGLKFYFRAAPHDEMFSAAMFNFFDAMKKKGAKIDTLSLFHEDTIFGTDSANTQLKLAADRGYKIATDIKYRSNSPSLSAEVQQLKTANADVLMPSSYTTDGILLVKTMAELGYKPNAIVAQDAGFSEKALYDAVGDKLEGVISRGSFSLDLAAKRPMVGKINAMFKEKSGKDFNDLTSRQFMGLLVMADAINRAKSTDGEKIREALVATDIPGEQTIMPWKRVKFDEMGQNNDADPVLLQYIGGKFVTIFPPQAAIAEAVWPMK; encoded by the coding sequence ATGAACATCACGCGCCGTAATGTGTTGCTTGGAGCCACTGCCGCCGCAGCGCTCGGACCGATCGCGGCCCGCGCACAGACTTCCGAGGTGGTGATCGGCGTGATCTATCCGTTCTCCGGCGCCAGCGCCCAGATGGGCGTCGATGCCCAGAAGTCGTTCGAGACCGCGCTCGACATCATCAACAAGAACCACGATTTCGATCTGCCGCTGGCAAAAGGCGAGGGTCTGCCCGGCCTCGGCGGCGCCAGGATCCGTCTCGTGTTCGCCGACCACCAGGCCGATCCGCAGAAGGGCCGCGCCGAGACCGAACGCCTGATCACCCAGGAAAAAGTCTGCGCCGTGATCGGCACCTATCAGAGCGCGGTCGCCGTCACCGTCAGCCAGATCTGCGAGCGCTACCAGATCCCGTTCATCTCGGCGGACAATTCCTCGCCGAGCCTGCATCGCCGCGGCCTCAAATTCTATTTTCGCGCCGCCCCGCATGACGAGATGTTCTCGGCCGCCATGTTCAACTTCTTCGACGCCATGAAGAAGAAGGGCGCCAAGATCGATACGCTGTCGCTGTTCCACGAGGACACCATCTTCGGCACCGACTCCGCCAACACCCAGCTCAAGCTCGCGGCCGATCGCGGCTACAAGATCGCCACCGATATCAAGTATCGCTCCAACTCGCCGTCATTGTCGGCGGAAGTGCAGCAGCTCAAGACCGCGAATGCCGACGTGCTGATGCCCTCGAGCTACACCACCGACGGCATCCTGCTGGTCAAGACCATGGCCGAACTCGGCTACAAGCCGAACGCGATCGTCGCGCAGGACGCCGGCTTCTCCGAAAAGGCGCTCTATGACGCGGTGGGAGACAAGCTGGAGGGTGTGATCTCGCGCGGCAGCTTCTCGCTCGATCTCGCCGCCAAGCGGCCGATGGTCGGCAAGATCAACGCCATGTTCAAGGAGAAGTCGGGCAAGGACTTCAACGACCTGACGTCGCGGCAGTTCATGGGCCTGTTGGTGATGGCGGATGCCATCAACCGCGCCAAGTCGACCGACGGCGAAAAGATCCGCGAGGCGCTGGTGGCGACCGACATTCCGGGCGAGCAGACCATCATGCCCTGGAAGCGCGTCAAGTTCGACGAGATGGGCCAGAACAACGACGCCGACCCGGTGCTGCTGCAATATATCGGCGGCAAGTTCGTCACCATCTTCCCGCCGCAGGCTGCGATTGCCGAAGCCGTCTGGCCGATGAAATAG
- a CDS encoding amidase family protein, whose product MADQGLVRETACAVVGKLKSGEVTPLDLLDVLEKRIAEVDGKVNALPTLCFDRARTHAAALMKKPAGERGLLAGLPIPIKDLTNVAGVLTTQGSPIYKDNIPAKSDILVEHLENNGGVIYAKSNTPEFGAGANTFNEVFGPTRNPWDTSRSAAGSSGGAAVALATGTAWLAHGSDMGGSLRNPASFCGIVGLRPSIGRVAHTVAAAVDRNLGVQGPMARNVEDLALLLDAMSGEHPADPLSLPALPNSFLSAVRSGSKPRRVAYSPDLGITPVDPEVAAVTRKAAQRFAEAGAIVEEAHPDLCEAHECFHVLRAFDFALSKAALLRSKRDLLKPEVIWNIEEGLKLTVEQLERAEAQRVAMTARTLEFFDKYDLLLAPATIVPPFPVEIRYVAECAGKKFENYVEWLGIVYAITLVCCPALSLPCGFTASGLPVGLQVVAPPRGEAQLLAGAKVLEDILGVRGTTPIDPRAPK is encoded by the coding sequence GTGGCTGATCAGGGGCTGGTGCGTGAGACAGCGTGTGCCGTCGTCGGCAAACTGAAATCGGGCGAAGTCACCCCGCTCGACCTGCTCGACGTGCTGGAAAAACGCATCGCCGAGGTCGACGGCAAGGTCAACGCGCTGCCGACGCTGTGCTTCGATCGCGCCCGCACGCACGCCGCCGCGCTGATGAAGAAGCCGGCCGGCGAGCGTGGACTGCTTGCCGGCCTTCCGATCCCGATCAAGGATCTGACCAACGTCGCCGGCGTGCTCACCACACAGGGCTCGCCGATCTACAAGGACAATATCCCGGCAAAGTCCGACATCCTGGTCGAGCACCTCGAAAACAATGGCGGGGTGATCTACGCCAAGTCGAACACGCCGGAATTCGGCGCCGGCGCCAACACCTTCAATGAAGTGTTCGGCCCGACGCGCAATCCCTGGGACACGTCCCGCTCCGCCGCCGGCTCCTCGGGTGGCGCGGCGGTGGCGCTCGCCACCGGCACCGCGTGGCTGGCGCACGGCTCCGACATGGGCGGCAGCTTGCGCAACCCCGCGAGCTTCTGCGGCATCGTCGGATTGAGGCCAAGCATCGGCCGCGTCGCGCACACGGTAGCCGCGGCCGTCGATCGCAATCTCGGCGTCCAGGGCCCGATGGCGCGCAACGTGGAAGACCTGGCCCTGCTGCTCGATGCCATGAGCGGTGAGCATCCCGCCGATCCGCTGTCGCTGCCCGCGTTGCCGAATTCGTTTCTGTCTGCCGTCCGTTCCGGCAGCAAACCGAGGCGCGTCGCCTATTCGCCCGATCTCGGCATCACGCCGGTCGATCCTGAAGTCGCCGCCGTCACCCGCAAGGCCGCGCAGCGTTTTGCGGAAGCGGGCGCCATCGTCGAGGAAGCTCATCCCGACCTGTGCGAGGCCCATGAATGTTTCCATGTGCTGCGCGCATTCGATTTTGCGCTCTCCAAGGCGGCGCTGTTGCGCTCGAAGCGCGACCTGCTCAAGCCCGAAGTGATCTGGAATATTGAGGAAGGCCTGAAGCTGACGGTCGAGCAGCTCGAACGCGCCGAAGCGCAGCGCGTCGCCATGACCGCGCGCACGCTGGAATTTTTCGACAAATACGATCTGTTGCTGGCGCCCGCCACCATCGTGCCGCCGTTCCCGGTCGAGATCCGCTACGTCGCCGAATGCGCCGGCAAGAAGTTCGAAAATTACGTCGAATGGCTCGGCATCGTCTACGCGATCACGCTGGTGTGTTGTCCCGCACTGTCGCTGCCCTGCGGGTTTACCGCCTCGGGCCTGCCGGTCGGGCTGCAGGTGGTCGCGCCGCCGCGCGGCGAGGCGCAATTGCTCGCTGGAGCCAAGGTGCTGGAGGATATTCTCGGCGTGCGCGGCACGACGCCGATCGATCCAAGGGCGCCCAAGTAA
- a CDS encoding branched-chain amino acid ABC transporter permease, translated as MTAETIIQSLASGLLMGLLYGLIAVGLALIFGLMDVVNFAHGEFLMIAMYATFFLFAFFAIDPLLSAPLVAAALFVFGAVVYLLIVRFAVRAKANAGMVQIFSTFGLAIVMRGLAQYFFTPDYRSVTHSWLGGKTVSVAGIFLPVPQLVGALVAIAAFGALYLFINRTDFGRALEATREDAGAVALVGIDKNKVFALGWGLGAALVGLSGAIMAIFFYIYPDVGASFALIAYVTVALGGFGSVFGAFAGGIIVGLVEATTALLLPPSLKAVGIYAVYLLVVFIRPRGLFGSM; from the coding sequence ATGACCGCCGAAACTATCATCCAGAGCCTGGCGAGCGGTCTTCTCATGGGGCTGCTCTACGGTCTCATCGCCGTCGGTCTCGCGCTGATCTTCGGCCTGATGGACGTCGTGAACTTCGCCCACGGCGAATTCCTGATGATCGCGATGTATGCGACATTCTTCCTGTTCGCATTCTTCGCGATCGACCCCTTGCTGTCGGCGCCGCTGGTTGCGGCGGCGCTGTTCGTGTTCGGGGCCGTCGTCTATCTACTGATTGTGCGCTTTGCCGTGCGCGCAAAAGCCAATGCCGGCATGGTGCAGATCTTCTCGACCTTCGGCTTGGCGATCGTCATGCGCGGCCTGGCGCAGTACTTCTTCACGCCGGACTACCGCAGCGTCACGCATTCATGGCTCGGCGGCAAGACCGTGTCAGTCGCCGGCATTTTCCTGCCCGTACCGCAACTGGTCGGCGCGCTGGTCGCGATCGCCGCGTTCGGCGCGCTCTATCTCTTCATCAACCGCACTGATTTCGGCCGCGCGTTGGAGGCGACCCGCGAGGACGCTGGCGCAGTGGCGCTGGTCGGCATCGACAAGAACAAGGTATTTGCGCTGGGCTGGGGCCTCGGCGCGGCGCTAGTGGGTCTCTCCGGCGCGATCATGGCGATCTTCTTCTACATCTATCCCGACGTCGGCGCTTCCTTTGCGCTGATCGCCTATGTGACGGTGGCGCTCGGCGGCTTCGGCAGCGTGTTCGGCGCCTTCGCCGGCGGCATCATCGTCGGCCTTGTCGAGGCCACGACCGCGTTGCTGCTGCCGCCTTCGCTCAAGGCGGTCGGCATCTATGCCGTCTATCTCCTTGTCGTCTTCATCCGGCCGCGCGGCCTGTTCGGATCGATGTGA
- a CDS encoding SDR family oxidoreductase, with protein MDLHLRGKRVLITGASKGIGAAAAEAFAEEGCDVMLAARSGEELKAFVERLRSAHQISATAHVVDLRKGEDIARLAEEAAEIDILVNNAGDIPSGSIDKVDEATWRHAWELKVFGYINLTRAIYAQMKARGGGVIVNDIGAAGEKFDANYICGSAGNAALMAFTRALGGKSLADNIRVVGINPGPVGTERHVTRMKFRAKNQFGDENRYTEFQKGMPLGRPAHAREIGDLMAFLASDRSGYTSGVIFTVDGGYTAGW; from the coding sequence ATGGATCTGCACCTGCGCGGCAAGCGTGTCCTCATCACCGGCGCCTCCAAGGGCATTGGCGCGGCCGCGGCCGAAGCCTTTGCCGAGGAAGGCTGCGACGTCATGCTGGCCGCCCGCAGCGGCGAAGAGTTGAAGGCATTCGTCGAGCGGCTGCGCTCTGCGCACCAGATCAGCGCGACCGCTCACGTCGTCGACCTGCGCAAGGGCGAGGACATCGCAAGGCTCGCCGAGGAAGCCGCCGAGATCGACATCCTCGTCAACAATGCCGGCGATATCCCGAGCGGCTCGATCGACAAGGTCGACGAGGCGACCTGGCGTCACGCCTGGGAGCTGAAGGTGTTCGGCTACATCAACCTGACCCGTGCGATCTACGCGCAGATGAAGGCGCGCGGCGGCGGCGTCATCGTCAACGACATCGGGGCTGCCGGCGAAAAATTCGACGCCAACTACATCTGCGGCAGCGCCGGCAACGCCGCGCTGATGGCATTCACCCGCGCGCTCGGCGGCAAAAGCCTCGCCGACAACATCCGTGTGGTCGGCATCAATCCCGGCCCCGTCGGCACCGAGCGCCACGTCACGCGAATGAAATTCCGGGCAAAGAACCAGTTCGGCGACGAGAACCGCTACACGGAATTCCAGAAAGGCATGCCGCTCGGCCGCCCCGCCCATGCGCGCGAGATCGGCGACCTCATGGCGTTCCTGGCATCGGATCGGTCGGGGTATACGTCGGGGGTGATCTTCACGGTGGATGGTGGGTATACCGCGGGGTGGTAA
- a CDS encoding tartrate dehydrogenase: protein MSAKKQYRIAVIPGDGIGKEVVPEGLRVLEAAAKKHGVAVHFDHFDFASWDYYEKHGEMMPEDWKARIGKHDAIYFGAVGWPAKIPDHISLWGSLIKFRREFDQYVNLRPVRLMPGVPSPLANRKPGDIDFWVVRENTEGEYSSVGGRMFPDTDREFVTQQTVMTRVGVDRILKFAFDLAQSRPKKHLTSATKSNGISITMPYWDERVEAMAKNFPKVKWDKYHIDILTANFVLHPDWFDVVVGSNLFGDILSDLGPACTGTIGIAPSGNINPEGNFPSVFEPVHGSAPDIAGQGIANPIGMIWSGAMMLEHLGEKEAAQSIVGAIERTLGERTLRTRDLGGNADTTACGKAVADMVD from the coding sequence ATGAGCGCCAAAAAACAGTATCGGATCGCGGTCATTCCCGGTGACGGCATCGGCAAGGAAGTTGTCCCGGAGGGCCTGCGGGTACTGGAGGCGGCCGCGAAAAAGCACGGGGTGGCCGTGCACTTCGATCATTTCGACTTCGCCTCCTGGGACTATTACGAAAAGCACGGCGAGATGATGCCGGAGGACTGGAAGGCCAGGATCGGCAAGCACGACGCGATCTATTTCGGCGCGGTCGGCTGGCCTGCGAAAATCCCGGATCACATCTCCCTGTGGGGTTCGCTGATCAAATTCCGGCGCGAGTTCGACCAGTACGTCAATCTGCGCCCGGTGCGGCTGATGCCCGGCGTGCCGTCGCCGCTGGCCAACCGCAAGCCCGGCGATATCGATTTCTGGGTGGTGCGCGAAAATACCGAGGGTGAATATTCCTCCGTCGGCGGCCGCATGTTCCCGGACACCGACCGTGAATTCGTGACGCAGCAGACCGTGATGACGCGCGTTGGCGTCGACCGCATCCTGAAATTCGCGTTCGACTTGGCGCAGTCGCGGCCGAAGAAGCACCTGACCTCGGCGACCAAGTCCAACGGCATCTCGATCACGATGCCCTATTGGGACGAGCGCGTGGAGGCGATGGCGAAGAATTTTCCGAAAGTGAAGTGGGACAAGTACCACATCGACATCCTCACCGCGAACTTCGTGCTGCATCCGGACTGGTTCGACGTCGTGGTCGGATCCAATCTGTTCGGCGATATCCTTTCCGATCTCGGCCCGGCCTGCACCGGCACCATCGGCATCGCGCCGTCGGGCAACATCAATCCGGAAGGCAATTTCCCGTCGGTGTTCGAGCCGGTGCACGGCTCGGCGCCCGACATCGCCGGGCAGGGCATCGCCAATCCGATCGGCATGATCTGGTCCGGCGCGATGATGCTGGAGCATCTCGGCGAAAAGGAAGCGGCGCAGTCGATCGTCGGCGCCATCGAGCGCACCCTCGGCGAACGCACGCTGCGGACACGGGATCTCGGTGGCAATGCCGACACGACCGCATGCGGCAAGGCGGTAGCGGATATGGTGGATTGA
- a CDS encoding Zn-dependent hydrolase — protein sequence MTKIASNLQIDSARLWGTIHETAKFGATAKGGVRRLTLGAEDKQVRDWFRSACEAAGLEVHVDALGSMFGLRKGRDMSKPPIGVGSHLDTQPTGGKYDGVLGTLAALEVVRTLNDAGIETETPICICNWTNEEGSRFAPAMMASAAYVGDFTTDDILSRRDAEGVTVAQALDGIGYRGATPVGTQKFSGFVELHIEQGPILEAENKTIGVVDSGQGVLWYDGKITGFESHAGSTPMPLRRDALATLSEIVLAMEAIAKKHGPKAVGTVGEAVIANPSRNVIPGEIAFTVDCRSADAAIMDALDRDLRAAIAEIAARRKVDVQFDLIWRKPPTHFDPKLVDAVENAATMLGYSHRRITSGAGHDACNLNTVMPAAMVFVPCKDGISHNELEDATQADCAAGANVLMHTVLALAGVAS from the coding sequence ATGACAAAAATCGCCTCCAACCTGCAAATCGATTCCGCCCGGCTGTGGGGCACCATTCACGAAACCGCCAAATTCGGCGCCACGGCGAAAGGCGGCGTGCGGCGGCTGACGCTGGGAGCGGAAGACAAGCAGGTACGCGACTGGTTCCGGAGCGCCTGCGAGGCCGCGGGGCTCGAAGTGCATGTCGATGCGCTGGGCTCGATGTTCGGCCTGCGCAAGGGCCGCGATATGTCGAAGCCGCCGATCGGCGTCGGCTCCCACCTCGACACGCAGCCGACCGGCGGCAAATATGACGGCGTGCTCGGCACGCTGGCGGCGCTGGAGGTGGTGCGTACGCTCAACGATGCCGGGATCGAAACCGAGACGCCGATCTGCATCTGCAACTGGACCAATGAGGAAGGCTCGCGGTTTGCACCGGCGATGATGGCGTCCGCCGCCTATGTTGGCGACTTCACCACCGACGACATTTTGTCGCGCAGGGATGCTGAAGGCGTCACGGTGGCGCAGGCGCTCGACGGCATCGGCTACCGCGGCGCGACCCCGGTTGGGACGCAGAAATTCTCGGGCTTCGTCGAGTTGCACATCGAACAAGGGCCGATCCTCGAGGCCGAGAACAAGACCATCGGCGTGGTCGATTCCGGCCAGGGCGTGCTCTGGTACGACGGCAAGATCACCGGTTTCGAAAGCCATGCCGGTTCGACGCCGATGCCGCTGCGGCGCGACGCGCTGGCAACGCTGTCGGAAATCGTGCTCGCGATGGAAGCAATCGCGAAGAAGCACGGGCCAAAGGCCGTCGGCACTGTCGGCGAGGCCGTGATTGCCAACCCCTCGCGCAACGTCATTCCCGGCGAGATCGCCTTCACGGTCGATTGCCGCAGCGCGGATGCCGCCATCATGGACGCGCTGGACAGGGATTTGCGCGCCGCGATTGCCGAGATCGCAGCGCGGCGCAAGGTCGACGTCCAGTTCGATCTGATCTGGCGCAAACCACCGACGCATTTCGATCCCAAACTCGTGGACGCTGTCGAGAATGCCGCGACGATGCTGGGCTATTCCCATCGCCGCATCACCTCCGGCGCCGGCCACGATGCCTGCAACCTCAACACCGTGATGCCGGCGGCGATGGTGTTCGTGCCCTGCAAGGACGGCATCAGCCACAACGAACTCGAGGACGCCACCCAGGCCGATTGCGCGGCCGGCGCCAATGTGCTGATGCATACCGTGCTGGCGCTGGCCGGCGTCGCATCCTGA
- a CDS encoding nuclear transport factor 2 family protein, translating into MSKAVRDLFDRWERVWHEGQYDLIPSCVGSHYIRHDEKGDRTVTRETYAAELAAIHKERPGTRVVVYDHSFTDDRAWFRFSFVWPDPATGERRSRAGMQSYRIEGGKLAETWITLLPLATAWTDATAQERWTVKRPV; encoded by the coding sequence ATGTCTAAGGCTGTACGCGACCTGTTCGACCGGTGGGAGCGAGTTTGGCATGAAGGCCAATACGATCTGATCCCGAGTTGCGTCGGATCGCACTACATCCGGCATGACGAAAAAGGCGACCGGACGGTGACGCGGGAGACCTATGCGGCGGAACTCGCGGCGATCCATAAGGAGCGACCGGGCACCCGCGTCGTCGTGTACGATCATTCATTCACAGATGACCGTGCGTGGTTTCGCTTCTCGTTCGTGTGGCCCGATCCCGCGACCGGCGAGCGCCGCAGCCGGGCGGGGATGCAAAGCTACCGGATCGAGGGCGGCAAGCTCGCCGAGACCTGGATTACGCTACTTCCATTGGCCACCGCATGGACGGATGCGACTGCCCAAGAGCGTTGGACAGTGAAGCGTCCTGTCTGA
- a CDS encoding NAD(P)-dependent oxidoreductase, producing MRGVFVDANESLAVIFEQLEKPGDPKVRINRDPDISPEQYPEILDGAEIAIVDHTALPTDIARKCTGLKHVVFLGTGARSYMNPEELAELGIEVHLIKGYGDTAVAECAIALMWEGARGLARMDRGIRAGNWLRDDGMQLTGKTLGLIGFGGIAAEVARIALGSGMRVIAWNRSPKKYPKVEFLDYDEVLTESDVLSIHLLLNDETRGMISRACIEAMKPGVILVNTARGAIVDEEAMIEALQSGQIRHAGLDVFNIEPLPADHPLTKLENVTLSAHSAFRTPEASENLMRAAWEHCRRIVKKA from the coding sequence ATGCGTGGAGTTTTCGTCGACGCCAATGAATCGCTGGCCGTGATCTTCGAGCAACTCGAGAAGCCCGGCGATCCCAAGGTGCGGATCAACCGAGACCCGGACATCAGCCCGGAGCAATATCCCGAAATTCTCGACGGCGCCGAAATCGCCATTGTCGATCACACCGCGCTGCCGACCGACATCGCCAGGAAATGCACCGGGCTGAAGCACGTGGTGTTTCTCGGCACCGGCGCGCGCAGCTACATGAATCCGGAAGAGCTCGCCGAGCTCGGGATCGAAGTACACCTGATCAAGGGCTATGGCGATACGGCCGTGGCGGAATGCGCGATTGCGCTGATGTGGGAAGGCGCGCGCGGACTTGCCAGGATGGACCGCGGCATCCGTGCCGGCAACTGGCTGCGCGACGACGGCATGCAACTCACGGGCAAGACGCTCGGCCTGATCGGCTTCGGCGGCATCGCAGCCGAGGTGGCGCGTATCGCGCTCGGGTCGGGCATGCGTGTGATCGCCTGGAACCGGTCACCGAAAAAATATCCGAAGGTCGAGTTCCTCGATTACGACGAAGTACTGACCGAGAGCGACGTGCTCTCAATTCATCTCCTCCTGAACGACGAGACGCGCGGCATGATCTCACGTGCCTGCATCGAGGCGATGAAGCCCGGCGTCATCCTCGTCAATACCGCGCGCGGCGCCATCGTGGACGAGGAGGCCATGATCGAGGCGCTGCAATCCGGCCAGATCCGCCATGCCGGCCTCGACGTCTTCAACATCGAGCCGCTGCCGGCGGATCATCCGTTGACGAAGCTGGAGAACGTGACGCTGTCGGCGCATTCGGCGTTCCGCACGCCGGAAGCGAGCGAGAATTTGATGCGTGCGGCCTGGGAGCACTGCCGGCGGATCGTGAAGAAAGCATAG